The Branchiostoma floridae strain S238N-H82 chromosome 8, Bfl_VNyyK, whole genome shotgun sequence genome has a segment encoding these proteins:
- the LOC118420421 gene encoding TPR-containing protein DDB_G0280363-like, which produces MSLWWFCTMEGTSGLKRVGFQCEYEDIVVNGEDWFLVRNIAQIPDDPNAVLLKFHSAKSEKGKQQLPNGKIKVKLGDYFSPAASPWAKLEDFHDPAAFIANFNEMRESIERDEDDEDSMGEESQVHSKGMEDFSVDGEHMAKGAEGESEGTMEGEDDTSDDEFDPKKPKLPSQKVTRKKPKHQETDPETEDEIHGDDGDQEEEVDQRKKKKKTKGSKGRKEKRQIEKCDFREAVEKMRQIHPDVDKVENNMPLNKNALGWRSAVADQQNSTLLNVSSLMATHVAVATLSPRCYQEAQGIMSLWSAGQCRGQGKSRNVKQTIFRELKGQHREEDLFDLLRQLRRGQIDWDDFETRAKAHKKRNRSTSATSATSATSATSAEAQKKALQLQEEVAILQHQKHQLMDEIEKMKREKNEIQDELVDLQKQKQQEQESRDQLQQANQEQGGKKRRMTEKESQLMLRGKRQKVGDTSTSTSGASVVENSWVGVWYERKGSRVGSPGVWYPGRVLEILPGGKIKIKFLQYDPSSPGRFTEPSTEDKQSVFPSFIIRKNLQVVEESTGVWKVLNKGEVDRACKRFKPPSRH; this is translated from the exons ATGTCTCTGTGGTGGTTTTGTACCATGGAAGGTACATCTGGCCTAAAACGCGTTGGGTTTCAATGTGAGTATGAGGACATAGTGGTCAATGGAGAGGACTGGTTCCTGGTGAGGAACATTGCACAGATTCCTGATGATCCAAATGCTGTGCTGCTGAAG TTCCACAGTGCCAAGTCTGAAAAGGGGAAGCAGCAGTTGCCAAATGGCAAAATCAAAGTCAAGTTGGGAGACTACTTCTCACCAGCAGCATCCCCCTGGGCAAAACTTGAAGACTTCCATGATCCAGCAGCCTTCATTGCGAACTTCAATGAGATGAGGGAGAGCATTGAACGggatgaagatgatgaggaTAGCATGGGTGAGGAATCACAGGTGCATAGCAAAGGGATGGAAGACTTCAGTGTCGATGGAGAGCACATGGCAAAAGGAGCTGAAGGAGAATCTGAGGGTACCATGGAGGGTGAAGATGATACTAGTGATGATGAGTTTGACCCCAAAAAGCCAAAGTTACCCTCCCAAAAAGTAACAAGGAAAAAGCCCAAACATCAAGAAACAGACCCGGAGACAGAAGATGAAAttcatggtgatgatggtgaccaagaagaagaagttgaccaaaggaagaagaagaagaagaccaaAGGAAGCaagggaaggaaagaaaagagaCAGATTGAGAAGTGTGACTTTAGAGAAGCGGTGGAGAAAATGAGACAGATTCACCCTGATGTAGACAAAGTGGAGAACAACATGCCACTCAACAAGAACGCATTAGGCTGGAGGAGTGCTGTAGCTGATCAACAGAATTCAACT TTACTGAATGTGTCATCCCTCATGGCTACCCATGTCGCTGTGGCTACCCTTAGCCCTCGTTGCTACCAGGAGGCCCAAGGCATCATGTCTTTGTGGTCTGCTGGTCAGTGCCGTGGACAGGGAAAAAGCCGCAACGTGAAACAGACCATCTTCAGAGAGCTAAAGGGCCAGCACAGAGAGGAGGACCTGTTTGACCTTCTTCGCCAACTAAGGAGGGGACAAATAGACTGGGATGACTTTGAAACTAGAGCAAAAGCCCACaag AAGAGAAACAGATCCACAAGTGCAACAAGTGCAACAAGTGCAACAAGTGCAACAAGTGCAGAGGCACAGAAGAAAGCCCTTCAGCTCCAGGAAGAGGTTGCTATTCTTCAGCATCAAAAGCATCAACTTATGGACGAAATAGAAAAAatgaaaagggaaaaaaatgaaatccagGACGAGTTAGTCGATTTGCAGAAGCAAAAACAGCAAGAGCAGGAGTCGAGGGATCAGCTACAACAAGCAAATCAAGAACAAggaggaaagaaaagaaggatgACCGAGAAGGAGAGCCAGCTGATGCTGAGAGGAAAGAGGCAAAAAGTGGGagatacatctacatctacatctggAGCATCTGTAGTGGAAAATAGTTGGGTGGGGGTATGGTACGAGCGCAAGGGAAGCAGAGTTGGTAGTCCTGGGGTATGGTACCCAGGACGAGTCCTGGAAATCCTTCCTGGAGgaaaaattaaaatcaaattcCTTCAGTATGACCCTTCCTCCCCGGGAAGATTTACTGAGCCATCAACAGAAGACAAACAGTCAGTCTTTCCATCATTCATCATTCGAAAAAACTTGCAAGTAGTTGAGGAGAGTACTGGAGTATGGAAGGTACTGAACAAGGGGGAGGTGGACAGAGCATGCAAGCGCTTCAAGCCTCCCTCTCGCCACTGA